The Neodiprion pinetum isolate iyNeoPine1 chromosome 5, iyNeoPine1.2, whole genome shotgun sequence genome segment TTTTGATGCGCATACACTCAAATCATGGCATAGTTTGCGCCATGTTTATAAAAATGCCGTTTGTATGCAGATCTATAACTAGTATGCTAATTCCGTTCCACTGAGTTATCGAATCCCGCCTCTGAATGGCAGAACTGCTCTTCATTTTTACAGTTTTCCTATTCTGTTTATGTACGGGGTGGACGTTAGAATTGCGAAATGTCACGGATACAGTACATTACGATACGAgtgcgaaaaattatttattcgaaaTATGGATATAAAAAACTGATCTCGTCGCCCCTGTTAATCGGCTACCATCATTCTGGCCGTTCATGTTTTGctcctgaattatttttggTGCGATGTCACTTTCTGTGATGTAGCCCAAACCGAACAGACAAACAGTATTGCATACTAAGAATATACGTTAAGTATAAATGATAGATACACCAAATGTAAATATACCATATATTGGCCATGTGTACACCGCATCGATGTGAACCGGTTAAAATGGTGGTACATGGAGAGTTTTGAGAATAATTCTTTACTTCCTTTCCATTAATGCAGTGTGAACAAATTAGATAAACAAAGCCAAAGATGCGATCACCTAGGGATGTAATtaaatatagaaaaatgataaatattaatgtacaacttgtgtatgtatatgcatacacaAAATTTAGTGTATGTATAGCGCAATATACCGCCTATAATGTCCCACGCGTATCCTAAAATCCCAGCTAATTGTAAATGTATAAATGCCTGGAAAATATCCAATGGACGTTACTGTTCCATATGAATATCGTGACATCCCAGAGTCTTGAGGGATAACCGCGGTGAGACGCTCAGTGCTGGTGGGATGattcgtgaaaataaattgcctGCATTTTAATTAGCAGGCGATGTAACTAGATATTAAAATTGAGATTAGAATTCCAAAGTTCTATAGGTTAGTGCGCCTTACGGTACAATTTTCTGAATCACTAATGGAAAGACACCAACGAATAGCACACGACATTGTACACACGTAGACAGTCATTCTGGCACAGCTAATTTATCTGTAGAGTCGATTACGTTGGGAAATGGAGTCAGCTCGCAACACCATTATCGGCCAACCGCAAACCCATTTAAATTTTGTGTTGTTGGGTTCTGCTGTTATATTTACGAAGATTGAGCCGTTTCGCGACAAGTTGGCCGTGCCGCTGCGGGCGGATTCTTCATTGCCAACGTTATCGACTCGGCCGACCAATTAGTCGCGCCAGAATCACTGTCCACATATGTACACCACCCTTGGTGAAAATTAATCGCCGCTTATACTACAAATTGTTACCGAAATCGGAACACCACGTATATTTCGTACACAAATGTATATACGCATAACTTTATGAGAAACTAGGTGCACATGAACGATTATGTACGAAAGGTTCCGATTTCACTAGAAATTCGTCGTATATCGATATCGTAAATTATCACCGGGGCAATTCTACAATTATGAAGGGTTGAAGAGAAGGAGGGCGAACTCTCTTTCTAGATACATGATAACGGCTGCGGGCGAAATTTGATGCTTCGCAGTTCTGATTTTGACAACTACCAACTTCGATTAGGTGTAGTTGTTTTCCAATCTTTGCGAATTGTGATTGCGGTGTAAAGGACACGCCATGGCTATAATGTATACACATTATATCTACTTCGGGAAAGTTCATCCGATGCGCTACTTATCGGAGTTCTAGGTAGTTGCTATATTTCGAGATTTTAACACCACGCGCGAAGGCTGAGTTCGTCCTACGTCTCTCTATCTTCTATACATTCAAAAGTGATAGATTTAATCGTACGTAATATTGAAACAATGTATTTTTACCGCGATAGGTATATACATCTGAACAGTATTATTGTCGataaaaagtgataaaaacaatatttatggTGGATACTTTTTTTTGCGTAATCCAAAAGATCTCATCCACATTTATCAGTGGagtgtttttcaattttgaatatcgCAGTAATTGTGGACATTATGAACCCGATTAGAATTCTGAATAATTCGTCTCATAATCAAACTTAAGCGCAtgtcatttttctattttttgatATGTGACAAAGAACTGATAAAACACAATTGAAGTCTCACGCAAACATTATCTATCAATTTTGACGATCACTTGACAGAAGACTTTTGTTGCAACAATCGTAATCATATAATCACTGATATCTAGCTAGTATAGAGATCAGTGcgtataatattgaaataacaaTTGACGTAGGAGTAACAATATGTGATAGTATTATTGCTAAAAATGATAGTAGACGTAAATACGCATACACACACTGAAAATTTAGTATGTAAAGTATGCAAATCTATGAAACGTTAAGGCGTCATGAACAAAAAGATCTCAATCACTAGCTAATTTTAAaatgtcaatattttttccaaagtCAGGTTCTCGGGTGCATACTTATAGatgtaaattatacataatgtTATACACCACTAGTATTgaaatgcaaatttttcatgaaacAGTTGAAATAACGGGATTCATACAAAATTCTGCCATTGCCAGCTACACTAAACTGAGACACCGAATCCTGAACCGCGATGTGAACATCCttaattaacaataattttattgaaaccTTACATCTCATTCTTGCAAATCGATAACTTAGACCATATACTACTGGCCAGCGCACTACCTATCTGTTAACATTGTGAAGATTGAAGTCGTGTGGTCATATAAAGACAGGTGGCACGAGGCCTTGGAGTAAAGTAGAATAAGGAACCCTTAAGGGTTCCAACTTTGCCAGATTAGTGTGCGACCAATAAAATTCTTGTCGCTGTACTCGAGTGCTGATCAAGGTGGCAATGCGCTGTCCAGTCAGGGGTATACATATGGTCTAAGATTGAAAATACAAGGTTCAGGTTAAAAGTTTTCCTGTGTTTTCTCCCAAGTGACAATCTCTGCCGGGCTCGTTAAGCATGTACATCGTATTGTGGCTTGCTGACAATATTTTGACAGTTTGATTGGGAAGCGACCCTGTGAATAGCCAGGGAATATACTGACATTTGCGGATACGTATCCAACGGGCCCGATGACAAGCGCGATAGAGCTTATCAttcgggagaaaaaaaagaaaaaccaactTTTGAAATGGGCCTCCGTGTacgtattacatacatacacttGAAATTGACTATGTCGATTATctaggaatgaaaattttcgtactCATTCAACGTTGAATTTATTACGTGTTTAATATATTCTATAATAAATgttgtcaataaaattaactGTTCCATGTTTGCTTCATTACCCCTTCAGCCATGGAACTATCGATATGGGTGGAAGAGAAATAGACtccaaaatattcaaaactgtATGAAGCTTAAGCGCAGTTTATTCGAAggtagtaaaaaaatacatatggtatatacacgtattttATACAGAGTATAACTATGACTCGAAGAACTATCAGGGTTTGCCGTAACGTGTTCTTTGACGGTCCTGATGGTCGCAGTACTCGCTGATGATAAGTTTGCACAAAAATAAGTGGAACACGACAATCAGGAAGCAAATACTGATCCAAAATAAAGTTGGCAGACCCCCCAAACGATGGCCGTGCTTGTGCAACGCCATCACGTGATGATCGTGCGCCGGTGCTGATACGAGAcgaaaaattaccaaaaacatCGTAGGAGGTATGAATAATGAAATGCATAAAAGCAATTATAGTACAATGTTCCTTACCCTCATCAACCTCGTGGACGTGCAGAGCTTTACGCAAGTCTTGCATGTGCTGTTGATCGGACGTTATGTACAATATTGCTGTCAACGGTTTCGTTAGCTTCACTGGGAAGTTAGTCCAGGATTGACTCAGTGGTACTGGAGAGTCTAAGCAGCCAGCATCGCATCCATAATAAACAGTATCGCTGCGATCAAGCGCAACACCCAGAACCGCGCGATTATCTTCGCCCACCATTACTGAGATGTTTAAGTGAGTTACGTTGCCATAACTTATGCGCCTGAAAGAGAAAGTTGAAcgttgttggttttttttatttaccagcAAATTCATCAAAAGGATACTACGTATAGCATTCGACGATGGCAAGCCAACCGCTTTAGATGATGCTTTGATTAGATAATAACATATTTCAAACTTAATTGACCTGAAGAAGTAGTCGCGATGTAAGTACTGTGGGTCTATATTAAACTCCAAGTGCTGGTTGCTGAACCTCAAGGATCCTAAACTGAGAACAATCGCTTGTTGAACAGCTGCCGGTCCACCAACCATCAGATGGTGACATCCCTGCTTTTCCAAGGTAACCAGCCATGCTCCAACAATGTCGTTAACACCCTCAATTGTTGATGTGTCTTGCCAGAGTCGTGGGGCGTCTCTAAAATGCGTATATTCACATTACAATGGTTAATGATTAGGATTGAACAGTAAGCCAGTGAGGGATGTAGGCCCTACAGAGTGTGATGACCTCGGTAGCAACCCTCGTTGTTCGCGACATCTTTTTCGACATCTGGTATACCCGCGGGAACTTGAGACAATACGTAGTACATTGTGGAGTTGATTTTGTGCCCGTTTATCGCACCTTTAGCTTTCGAATTGCTGATTCTGATGCCTGCATGCCAGTAACTCTGCCAAACTAACGCATGTTCCTCCTTCAATCCTTGTTGTTGTTGCACAAGAGCTCTTTTCATACCCTGCAACAATGCGCTAAGGTTCATTCATTGAgattaaaataattagaaaacgAACAATCTAATGTAGCTTTCTCTTAAAAATTTCGTTACTAAAACAATAAGTCATACCTCCAATGCCTTTTTTTGTGACACTTGCAACAATTGTTTCCTTGCGATATATGAATCTGATGATACAGGTTCACTGTAATGGACGCTAGTAAGAAATTGCAGCTTCATAAAACTCCGCGCTGTAACATGGAATGTTTTTGGCGGTGAACGATACACCACAGCGACGGCCACAATCTTGTCAGAACCTGGCAAAGAAACGAATCCTGAGGTTGAAGTGTACTCGTAGTTGGGGAGTCCTTCAACTTGAACtctgttaaataaaatttcaaatttaatgaaGCAAATATGCGTCCCGCAGGAGCATATCTTACATTGgaaactttgaagaaatttaCAGAAAGCCATACAATTTTCCAGCCTGATCGAAATAAAGTAAGCTTGGAGGAAAAACTTGCAAAGTACCTACTGTACTGCCTCGGTGCCTGAGTCCCTCCAATGCATTGATGTTTGAGGCTTGAGCGGAACTTCTTGAGAAACTGCGAGGGGATTGGCTATCTTGATTTCTTGAACAAAAATCCTATCGAGGCTTCTGTGAGCATaatactgaaattcaacgtgATACCCTTCACGAAAACATTGATATCTATGAACTATCCCGGTGGTTAAATGCGTAACAGTGGCTTCCCGAGAAGGAGTGTTGTCGGAATTTGGATGTGTTAATATCGGCTGCCAAGGAACCCTCAGAGATAGCGTTCTTCCATGTTTTATATAGAGCCAAGCTTCAGGAGTCACGGGAATACCGAAAACTCCATTTCCAACGTAAGGCAAATAAGAATGATCGTCGGAAGAAGGTGAGATGATAGCATTGTATTCAGCGGCATCAAAAAATGCACTAGCGAGTCTTTCGTTGATGCATTGATCTTCAAATGCTatggaataataaaaaccAAGAGTCATTTTCGGACATTGACAGCTGATTGGACAATTATTTGTTTCCACTCCAAAGAATCACCTTCGATCGGTCTTTGGCTACTGGCAAACAACCACTGAGCAACGGAAGGTCCAAGGTAGAGCAGCAGCGCTCCGCAAATGACCAACAATATGAGGAGCTTGCGATATGAGTGATTGCCATCAATGAATCGCCTTATACGTTTGGCAAAGTCGTGGGTATCGAACATTCCTCCACCCCTCATTCTAGAAAATCTACTCAACCACCACAATGGGAACTGGAGATGTATTAACCAAGATGGGCGTTTCTTAACCTTCAACGCGAGCTGTCACCTACATAACCGGGACGGCCAAACATACCTCCCTATTTGTACGCAATAAAGACACAGAGATTCTATCTACGTATTATCCGGTAGTTGGTTTgtattctgtaaaaattagTGGCTTAGCTATCAGCAGACTTGTTCGTTCGGAGATCTCGAAGCTAAGCCTTGGTTCCAATACGCAATGGTTAACCACGCGACAATTACAAGACTCCACGACTGCTGATTGTGACGTAAAGGCGTCGGGACAATTGGGTAGAGCGAGACAGTTACAACCTGTCTGCTCAACAGGCAGTTCGCAATACGCAGGTGTACGTCTGGTGACCAATCAGAATTACACAACGCCTGCAACACAGGCAACTTTTAATACAAAAATGCATGTCTGGTAGCGAGGGACGACAGATACCTGTACTCTAATCGTCGGAATTGCACATCACCCACTTTAGTCAGCAAGTCGTATTCAACAGATGAATGACTAATAGCAGCCACGGCTGGCCTGATtctacttacaattagaattATGCATAAACGTAAAGGAGGCGGACTGCGCGCTCCGTAACGGCCTTTGAAGCCGGTGCGATTAGTCTTCGTCTTTAATCAGGGCTACGCTCCGTCATAGTCCGCATACAACTATTTGAATGGACCTAATTGTTTCCATACAGCACCAAAAGCCATTAGCTCTTTTTTACTTATGGTTGTACTGCgcggtattgaaaaaatagctAATACTTTTTGTATTCGTTCTATCGTTTTATTGTACCTACACCTCGATTGTTATACCGTATTAATGACGTGATATTggtaaatataattaatttactaATTGTAGATTCGCAGGAAATACCGGTAATTATATTCCGAATTCTATAAAACTAGAAGATAATTTCTTACCGATTCATTGTCAGACTTAAGCCTCAGCTGGCTGACCGGGGCAAGGCGGTGTTCACGCATGGTTCCCGCGCCTATTCCAGCAACATCCTCTTGTCATTTGGGCCACCTCTCTGTCCCTTCGCCGCGGAACGTCGCATCAGCTCACAAAGTGAGTGCCAAGCACAGTCATACGCATACA includes the following:
- the LOC124219310 gene encoding uncharacterized protein KIAA2013 homolog, producing the protein MRGGGMFDTHDFAKRIRRFIDGNHSYRKLLILLVICGALLLYLGPSVAQWLFASSQRPIEAFEDQCINERLASAFFDAAEYNAIISPSSDDHSYLPYVGNGVFGIPVTPEAWLYIKHGRTLSLRVPWQPILTHPNSDNTPSREATVTHLTTGIVHRYQCFREGYHVEFQYYAHRSLDRIFVQEIKIANPLAVSQEVPLKPQTSMHWRDSGTEAVQVQVEGLPNYEYTSTSGFVSLPGSDKIVAVAVVYRSPPKTFHVTARSFMKLQFLTSVHYSEPVSSDSYIARKQLLQVSQKKALEGMKRALVQQQQGLKEEHALVWQSYWHAGIRISNSKAKGAINGHKINSTMYYVLSQVPAGIPDVEKDVANNEGCYRGHHTLDAPRLWQDTSTIEGVNDIVGAWLVTLEKQGCHHLMVGGPAAVQQAIVLSLGSLRFSNQHLEFNIDPQYLHRDYFFRRISYGNVTHLNISVMVGEDNRAVLGVALDRSDTVYYGCDAGCLDSPVPLSQSWTNFPVKLTKPLTAILYITSDQQHMQDLRKALHVHEVDEAPAHDHHVMALHKHGHRLGGLPTLFWISICFLIVVFHLFLCKLIISEYCDHQDRQRTRYGKP